The Pseudanabaena galeata CCNP1313 genome includes a region encoding these proteins:
- a CDS encoding ArsR/SmtB family transcription factor: protein MDITLNPSELETLANRFRALSDPTRLQILMAICNQERSVQDICDRTGLHQGNVSKHLRLMKDAGVVACRRESVWRFYRVIDTELLMLCSSTRGSTDSSKNSSKNSSNLCQS, encoded by the coding sequence ATGGATATCACCCTCAATCCTAGTGAATTGGAAACTCTGGCAAATCGATTCCGTGCTTTGTCAGATCCAACCCGTTTGCAAATTCTGATGGCAATTTGTAATCAAGAGCGCAGTGTTCAGGATATCTGCGATCGCACTGGACTCCATCAAGGCAATGTATCAAAGCATTTGCGATTGATGAAGGATGCGGGAGTGGTAGCCTGTCGGCGTGAGAGTGTGTGGCGATTTTATCGAGTCATTGATACAGAGTTGCTGATGCTATGCAGTTCTACTCGTGGATCGACAGACAGTTCAAAAAACAGTTCAAAAAACAGTTCAAATCTTTGCCAGAGTTAA
- a CDS encoding NAD(P)/FAD-dependent oxidoreductase, translating into MARVVVIGAGLGGLPAAYELRHVLPREHKITLISNQPKFTFVPSLPWVALGLKSLDSIQLDLAKTVAKHDIEFIHAAVTAIDPKLRQIKMGDDRTLDYDYAVIATGPELALDALKGLGPEGGYTQSICNPHHAVLAGEAWEQFLENPGPIVVGASPGASCFGPAYEFAFLIHDQLKKKGLRSQVPITFITSEPYAGHLGIGGMASSRWLMRKFMADREIELMENTAISHFESDAVHLVDGSVIPSKFTMVLPPFRGPKFLREAVGLTDVKGFVPVLPTYRHPEFTSIYSVGVVTQLKAVEQTPIPTGAPKVGLMSEEMALAIAQNIALELGVSTGNQCRPTLQAICFADFGNTGALFLADPLLPNASGDRKRALIYHGIWVSWMKAGFEKYFLTKMRFGWTIPWFEKLGFKAIGLPLVEPIIPIPEPEAVQIRA; encoded by the coding sequence ATGGCTCGCGTTGTTGTGATTGGCGCTGGATTAGGAGGTTTACCTGCTGCTTACGAGTTGAGGCATGTATTACCCCGTGAACATAAGATCACGCTTATTTCCAATCAACCAAAGTTTACCTTTGTGCCTTCTCTACCTTGGGTGGCGCTAGGATTAAAATCCCTTGATAGTATTCAATTGGATTTAGCAAAAACTGTTGCTAAGCATGACATTGAGTTTATTCATGCAGCAGTCACGGCGATCGATCCAAAGTTGCGTCAGATCAAGATGGGCGACGATCGCACATTGGACTATGACTATGCAGTAATTGCCACGGGACCTGAACTTGCCTTGGATGCTCTGAAGGGATTAGGACCCGAAGGTGGCTATACCCAATCAATTTGTAATCCACATCATGCAGTGTTAGCTGGTGAAGCATGGGAGCAATTCTTAGAGAATCCAGGACCGATCGTGGTGGGTGCGTCCCCAGGAGCGAGTTGTTTTGGTCCCGCCTATGAGTTTGCTTTTTTGATCCATGATCAATTGAAGAAAAAAGGACTGCGATCGCAAGTTCCAATCACTTTCATTACTTCTGAACCCTATGCAGGACATCTAGGCATCGGCGGTATGGCAAGCTCACGCTGGCTGATGCGTAAATTTATGGCAGATCGGGAAATCGAGCTGATGGAAAATACGGCTATTTCCCATTTTGAATCTGATGCTGTGCATTTGGTTGATGGGAGCGTGATTCCTTCTAAATTTACAATGGTGTTACCGCCTTTCCGAGGACCCAAGTTTCTCCGTGAAGCGGTCGGATTAACTGATGTCAAAGGTTTTGTGCCTGTCTTGCCGACCTATCGCCATCCAGAATTTACTTCAATTTATTCTGTCGGCGTAGTCACCCAACTTAAAGCCGTGGAGCAAACGCCAATTCCTACGGGTGCGCCCAAGGTGGGATTGATGTCGGAAGAAATGGCTTTGGCGATCGCCCAGAATATTGCCCTAGAGTTAGGAGTCTCTACTGGTAATCAGTGCAGACCAACCTTACAAGCGATTTGCTTTGCCGATTTTGGGAATACAGGAGCGCTATTTTTAGCCGATCCGCTTTTGCCTAATGCGTCAGGCGATCGCAAACGCGCTTTGATCTATCACGGGATCTGGGTGTCTTGGATGAAAGCTGGATTTGAGAAATATTTTCTCACGAAAATGCGCTTTGGTTGGACGATTCCTTGGTTTGAGAAGCTTGGTTTTAAGGCGATCGGGTTGCCATTAGTGGAGCCAATTATTCCGATCCCAGAACCTGAAGCAGTTCAAATTAGAGCATGA
- a CDS encoding YgaP family membrane protein gives MISSNRSWNQSQWLRLVAGSMVLLSLSLSLINVNWLFLTAFVGLNLLQSAFTNWCPLIVVLQKLGVRE, from the coding sequence ATGATTAGTAGTAACCGATCTTGGAATCAATCGCAGTGGTTGCGCTTAGTCGCAGGCAGTATGGTTTTGCTCAGCTTGTCTCTATCGCTGATTAATGTCAATTGGCTGTTTTTGACTGCATTTGTCGGACTAAACTTGCTGCAATCGGCTTTTACCAACTGGTGTCCGTTGATTGTGGTACTGCAAAAATTAGGAGTGAGAGAGTGA
- a CDS encoding cation transporter, which produces MSDCGCHMEAKNKAERKTLRILLLLNSIMFVLGIVAGTISHSTALIADALDMFADASVYTISLYAVGKSAHYKNRAATLSGIFQITLAVMVVLDVIRRFVWGSSPESGWMMAIALLSLIVNSYCLYLLSKHRQGEVHMRASWIFTQNDVIANFSVIIAGLLVNLLNSRFPDLIIGLSIASLVVWGGISIIRDSQRDQITQ; this is translated from the coding sequence ATGTCGGACTGTGGATGTCACATGGAGGCAAAGAATAAAGCGGAGCGTAAAACTCTGCGGATTTTATTACTGCTTAATAGCATAATGTTTGTACTTGGAATTGTGGCAGGGACTATATCGCATTCTACTGCCCTGATTGCAGACGCATTAGATATGTTTGCCGATGCTTCGGTTTACACAATTTCACTTTACGCAGTTGGTAAATCAGCGCATTACAAGAATCGAGCCGCGACTCTAAGTGGCATTTTTCAAATCACATTAGCGGTGATGGTTGTCCTTGATGTAATTCGACGGTTTGTCTGGGGAAGCTCTCCAGAATCAGGCTGGATGATGGCAATTGCTCTCTTGTCACTTATTGTGAACAGTTATTGTTTGTACCTACTCTCAAAGCATCGTCAAGGTGAAGTACATATGCGAGCAAGCTGGATATTTACTCAGAATGATGTCATCGCAAATTTTAGTGTGATTATCGCAGGTTTGCTAGTAAATCTATTAAATTCCCGATTTCCTGATTTGATTATTGGATTGAGCATCGCAAGTCTCGTTGTTTGGGGTGGAATCAGTATTATTCGAGATTCGCAAAGAGATCAAATAACGCAATAA
- a CDS encoding NifB/NifX family molybdenum-iron cluster-binding protein: protein MDDIFIQNKQLLQLTKAQSFHESSPKESHPLDDVQVLISGSMGNGLSRRIESKGIKPIVTPEIDPDAAITAYLAGSLIVKTQEERDRDHEAEHALGGEDDHKGNCGCKGN, encoded by the coding sequence GTGGATGACATATTTATTCAAAATAAACAGCTTTTACAACTTACTAAAGCCCAAAGCTTCCATGAAAGCTCTCCTAAAGAATCACATCCCTTGGACGATGTACAGGTACTGATTAGTGGCAGTATGGGCAATGGCTTGTCTCGCCGTATAGAATCCAAAGGTATCAAGCCCATTGTCACCCCTGAAATCGATCCCGATGCTGCCATAACAGCCTATCTTGCGGGTTCACTAATTGTGAAAACTCAAGAGGAACGCGATCGCGACCATGAGGCGGAACATGCTCTTGGTGGAGAAGATGACCACAAAGGTAATTGCGGGTGCAAAGGAAATTAA
- a CDS encoding photosynthetic reaction center family protein encodes MTTYIFPKQSKLDPVNSWQVFSDWITSTSNRLYIGWFGILAIPTLLVAAIVFVLAIANAPSVDMEGIRVPIAGSLMAHNNMITAAVVPTSAAIGLHFYPLWEADSIDEWLYNGGPYQMIVFHFLIGIWAYLGRQWELSYRLGMRPWIAVAFSAPVAAATAVLFIYPIGQGSFSEGMPLGISGTFYFMLSLQAKHNVLMHPFHMLGVAGILGGALLSSLHGSLVTSSLIRETTEIESANLGYKFGQEETTYNLLASHSGYLGRLLIPTLSLRNSRTTHFLLAALPTIGIWFAALGIGAISFNLNGFNFQQSILDDSGRPIRTHADLLNRADIGIEVMRSPNGHNFPVPLALTSPDISA; translated from the coding sequence ATGACAACTTATATCTTTCCGAAACAGTCAAAGCTTGACCCAGTAAATTCTTGGCAAGTCTTTTCTGACTGGATTACAAGTACCAGCAACCGTCTATATATAGGCTGGTTCGGTATTCTTGCAATTCCCACATTGCTCGTGGCAGCGATCGTGTTTGTACTAGCGATCGCCAATGCTCCATCTGTCGATATGGAGGGTATTCGCGTTCCCATCGCTGGATCGCTGATGGCGCATAACAACATGATCACTGCTGCTGTCGTGCCAACTTCGGCAGCGATCGGGCTGCATTTTTATCCATTATGGGAAGCCGACTCCATTGATGAATGGCTCTATAATGGTGGTCCTTATCAGATGATCGTGTTTCATTTTCTGATTGGCATTTGGGCTTATCTTGGTCGGCAATGGGAATTGAGCTATCGCTTAGGAATGCGTCCTTGGATTGCCGTAGCCTTTTCTGCTCCCGTTGCTGCCGCCACCGCCGTACTGTTCATCTACCCCATCGGGCAAGGAAGCTTTTCTGAAGGAATGCCTTTGGGAATTTCGGGGACATTCTACTTCATGCTCTCGCTCCAAGCCAAGCATAACGTCTTGATGCATCCGTTCCATATGCTTGGAGTAGCGGGAATTTTGGGTGGTGCGCTTTTGAGTTCGCTCCACGGCTCTCTCGTTACTTCGAGCCTAATTCGCGAAACTACAGAGATTGAATCAGCTAACCTCGGCTATAAATTTGGTCAAGAAGAAACTACCTATAATCTGCTTGCTAGCCACAGTGGTTATTTAGGTAGATTACTGATTCCCACACTATCTCTGCGGAATAGTCGGACTACCCACTTTCTATTAGCCGCATTACCCACTATTGGAATTTGGTTTGCCGCTTTAGGTATCGGCGCAATCAGCTTTAATCTCAATGGTTTTAATTTCCAACAATCGATTTTAGATGATTCTGGTCGTCCAATTCGCACTCATGCCGATCTGCTTAATCGGGCAGATATTGGAATTGAAGTCATGCGATCGCCCAATGGACATAACTTCCCAGTTCCATTGGCTCTGACATCTCCTGATATTTCTGCCTAA
- the petC gene encoding cytochrome b6-f complex iron-sulfur subunit, translated as MENSLPLESPSLSRRQLLNFITGSAIAVTTGSALYPFGNFFVPPSEAVGEGGAILAKDILGKVIPATQLLAEPPETRALVAGLAGEPTYLIVTADRTLDNIGIVDNCTHLGCTFPWNPLDQQFQCPCHGSLYAPDGTVVRGPAPLPLKIVKVAVTDNKILISPWTDTDPRTGKQPWWV; from the coding sequence ATGGAAAATAGTCTTCCCTTAGAAAGTCCGTCCCTGTCGCGGCGGCAATTACTAAACTTCATCACAGGATCAGCGATCGCTGTGACCACAGGATCGGCACTCTATCCCTTTGGTAATTTCTTCGTTCCACCATCGGAAGCTGTTGGCGAAGGTGGTGCTATTCTTGCTAAGGATATCTTAGGCAAAGTTATTCCTGCTACACAACTCTTGGCTGAGCCACCAGAAACTCGCGCTCTAGTTGCGGGATTGGCAGGTGAACCCACCTATCTGATTGTCACCGCCGATCGCACTCTCGATAACATCGGCATTGTCGATAACTGCACCCATCTCGGTTGCACCTTTCCTTGGAACCCTCTGGATCAACAGTTCCAATGCCCTTGTCACGGTTCTCTCTATGCGCCTGATGGAACCGTGGTGCGTGGTCCCGCTCCTCTACCGCTTAAGATTGTCAAAGTTGCAGTAACTGACAACAAAATTTTGATCTCGCCATGGACAGACACCGATCCTCGAACTGGTAAGCAGCCTTGGTGGGTATAG
- a CDS encoding YgaP family membrane protein: MNTNVGTVDRLIRLLLAAGLFYLGFFLYGGTGLGIGLVVMSSVMLVTALMGFCGLYQLLGIRTNKATESLHGK, encoded by the coding sequence ATGAACACAAATGTTGGCACAGTTGATCGCCTGATTCGTTTGTTATTGGCTGCTGGATTGTTCTATTTAGGCTTTTTCCTTTATGGCGGTACTGGATTAGGAATTGGTCTAGTTGTGATGAGTAGCGTAATGCTGGTAACTGCTCTAATGGGCTTTTGTGGGCTTTATCAACTTCTAGGAATTCGTACCAATAAAGCTACCGAGTCTCTTCATGGAAAATAG
- a CDS encoding L-lactate MFS transporter produces the protein MLDNNHSNVTVLGIPAETGRWLLIPLGMMILLCLGNIYTWSIFRKPLEAELGITATQSLLPYTVALVFYALLMPIAGFYIPRLGMRPIATIGGIIVGLGYILSSLVGSIEMMILTYGVFVGSGVGIAYGVPMAVVAKWFPDKRGLAVGLTIIGFGLSPLITAPLANQLITVYGIKPTLRILGIVFMVIILAIATMLKPPPKDWHPRQASTSSASTQAINYPAQILKSRSFYGLWICYAIASLVGLSAIGISSSVGEEVIQINPALAASSVSLFALFNGLSRPLFGWLCDRIKPHYVAISSYTLILIASLMMIGAQKGQVATYLIAFCLFWFNLGGWLAMAPTITLQFFNPNQYAQNYGLVFTAYGVGALIGTLIAGQIRDLFGNYTYVFYPMAVLAIIGILAANLMLKRSPHQLVSNQQD, from the coding sequence ATGCTTGACAACAATCATTCAAATGTAACCGTATTGGGAATACCCGCCGAAACAGGGCGATGGCTACTGATTCCCCTGGGGATGATGATTTTACTCTGTTTGGGGAATATATACACTTGGAGCATATTTAGAAAGCCATTGGAAGCAGAATTGGGAATTACCGCTACTCAAAGCCTATTACCCTACACTGTGGCGCTAGTTTTTTACGCTCTCCTGATGCCGATTGCAGGTTTTTATATTCCGCGTCTAGGTATGCGCCCGATCGCTACCATCGGTGGAATTATTGTTGGTTTAGGATACATTCTCTCTAGCTTAGTTGGTAGTATTGAGATGATGATTCTTACCTATGGCGTATTTGTGGGGTCAGGAGTGGGGATCGCCTATGGTGTTCCGATGGCAGTGGTAGCAAAATGGTTCCCTGACAAACGTGGCTTAGCGGTTGGTTTGACAATTATCGGTTTTGGACTTTCTCCATTAATCACAGCTCCCTTAGCAAATCAATTAATTACTGTGTATGGTATCAAGCCAACATTGAGGATATTGGGAATTGTTTTTATGGTAATTATTTTGGCGATCGCTACGATGCTCAAACCACCACCAAAGGACTGGCATCCTCGGCAAGCTTCAACTAGTTCTGCCTCTACTCAAGCAATCAACTATCCCGCGCAAATTTTAAAAAGTCGCTCATTTTATGGGTTGTGGATTTGCTATGCGATCGCCAGTTTAGTGGGATTGAGTGCGATCGGGATTTCCAGTTCTGTCGGAGAAGAGGTGATTCAAATCAATCCTGCTTTAGCCGCTAGCAGCGTGTCTTTATTTGCACTATTCAATGGTCTTAGTCGTCCTCTGTTTGGCTGGCTATGCGATCGCATTAAACCGCATTATGTAGCGATCTCTTCCTATACCTTGATTTTGATTGCTTCATTGATGATGATCGGCGCTCAAAAGGGACAGGTCGCCACTTACCTGATCGCATTTTGTCTGTTTTGGTTCAATCTTGGCGGTTGGTTAGCTATGGCTCCTACGATTACTTTGCAATTTTTCAATCCCAATCAATATGCTCAAAATTACGGGCTAGTGTTTACCGCCTATGGAGTTGGCGCTCTGATCGGTACTTTAATAGCTGGACAAATTCGTGATTTGTTTGGTAATTACACCTATGTTTTTTATCCCATGGCGGTACTGGCAATTATTGGTATTCTGGCGGCAAATTTAATGCTTAAGCGATCGCCCCACCAGCTTGTTTCCAACCAGCAAGACTAG
- the cbiT gene encoding precorrin-6Y C5,15-methyltransferase subunit CbiT, with protein sequence MSEPIWSYVTPGIPDELFDRLPGIPMSKCETRLLIIGQLRLKVDSVLWDIGAGTGTIPIETGLLCPKGKIVAIERDEDVAGLIAKNCQKFAVNNVEIKIGSAPECLTSLTTNPDRICIEGGRSVSEILEYCWDRLQIDGRAIATTNSLEGLYAISESFAKLQARNVEVVQSSVNRLETRGNRQVFAAVSPMFIISGEKL encoded by the coding sequence ATGTCTGAACCTATTTGGTCCTATGTCACCCCTGGCATTCCTGACGAATTATTTGATCGCTTGCCAGGAATCCCGATGAGCAAATGTGAAACAAGGTTGTTAATTATCGGACAATTGCGGCTCAAGGTTGACTCGGTACTATGGGATATTGGCGCAGGTACTGGGACAATTCCCATTGAGACGGGTTTGCTATGTCCTAAGGGGAAAATTGTGGCGATCGAGCGTGATGAAGATGTGGCGGGATTGATTGCTAAGAATTGCCAGAAATTTGCGGTGAATAATGTTGAAATTAAAATCGGTAGTGCGCCAGAGTGCTTGACTAGTTTGACGACAAATCCCGATCGCATTTGTATCGAAGGTGGGCGATCGGTATCGGAAATTCTGGAATATTGTTGGGATCGTTTGCAGATTGATGGCAGGGCGATCGCAACTACGAATAGTCTTGAGGGTTTGTATGCAATTTCTGAAAGTTTTGCCAAACTACAAGCGCGAAATGTAGAAGTAGTGCAATCTTCAGTAAACCGCTTAGAAACTCGCGGCAACCGTCAAGTTTTCGCCGCCGTTAGCCCGATGTTTATTATTAGCGGCGAAAAACTGTAA
- the rpiA gene encoding ribose-5-phosphate isomerase RpiA, whose amino-acid sequence MSISAEDIKKLKQEVGIAAAQRVKSGMVVGLGTGSTTAFAIEELGRRISAGELTDIVGIPTSFQASVLGKKYGIPIRSLDDVDRVDVAIDGADEVDPNKTLIKGGGAAHTREKVVDSLAALFIVVVDESKLVDKLGSTFAVPIEVLPMAVAPVTRAVEKLGGKTDLRMGVKKDGPVITDQGNMVLDVTFEAIADAAELEKTLNNIPGVVENGLFVGVTDLILVGEFKDGKPQIREIS is encoded by the coding sequence ATGAGTATTTCTGCTGAAGATATTAAAAAGTTAAAACAAGAAGTTGGCATTGCGGCAGCGCAACGCGTCAAGTCAGGTATGGTAGTTGGTTTAGGTACTGGTTCCACAACTGCTTTTGCGATCGAGGAGCTAGGACGACGCATTTCCGCAGGCGAGCTAACCGATATTGTCGGTATCCCCACTTCTTTCCAAGCTTCAGTTTTGGGCAAAAAATATGGGATTCCTATCCGTAGTCTTGATGATGTCGATCGCGTGGATGTAGCGATCGATGGTGCTGATGAAGTTGACCCCAATAAAACCTTGATTAAGGGAGGTGGTGCTGCTCACACCCGTGAGAAAGTTGTCGATTCCCTTGCCGCATTATTTATCGTCGTTGTCGATGAATCGAAGTTAGTAGATAAGCTTGGCTCTACTTTTGCAGTACCTATTGAAGTTTTGCCGATGGCAGTTGCCCCCGTCACTAGAGCCGTAGAAAAGCTAGGTGGTAAAACCGATCTACGCATGGGTGTCAAAAAAGATGGTCCCGTAATTACCGATCAAGGCAACATGGTTTTAGATGTCACCTTTGAGGCGATCGCAGATGCTGCTGAACTTGAGAAAACCTTGAACAACATCCCTGGTGTAGTCGAGAATGGTCTATTTGTCGGTGTTACCGATCTGATTTTAGTTGGTGAATTCAAGGACGGAAAACCTCAAATTCGCGAAATCTCCTAA
- a CDS encoding BLUF domain-containing protein, whose product MKRLTYISKFARSLTKKEIESISTISQTNNSREGITGVLLCCGGIFFQILEGEEDRIDRLYKKILEDDRHNQILCLKSELNVSQRRFPDWSMEVIVLDENNDILLQPIKILLQTLGESQTILASYTQSGVLQAIENGINPLTLTPRYTEKIIFFADIISFTSITEKLEVTDVVDLLNQFFTICTKAIAAKGGEVTKFIGDCVMAYFDGDRADEAIQASLEVLAELEILRSQASAHSPLRVLYIGIGLSKGTVLEGNIGSQTKKEYAVIGDAVNVASRIEALTRQLNRFLVFSASVREGLSDRWRPVRLGDFKAKGKEAIVEVYSIDDVLTFQKSDFQKLKQEIKQHLELIGSQTPELV is encoded by the coding sequence ATGAAAAGGCTAACCTATATCAGTAAGTTTGCGCGATCGCTTACCAAGAAAGAGATTGAAAGCATTAGTACTATTTCGCAGACAAATAACTCTAGAGAAGGTATTACGGGAGTTTTACTATGCTGTGGCGGCATATTTTTTCAGATCTTAGAAGGGGAAGAAGATAGAATTGACAGACTTTATAAAAAAATCTTAGAAGACGATCGTCATAATCAGATTCTCTGCCTCAAATCCGAGCTAAATGTATCGCAACGACGCTTTCCCGATTGGTCAATGGAAGTAATCGTTCTTGATGAAAATAACGATATTTTATTACAACCAATCAAGATTTTGCTGCAAACTTTAGGCGAATCACAAACAATTTTAGCCAGCTATACACAATCAGGAGTTTTGCAAGCCATTGAGAATGGAATTAATCCACTCACACTTACACCGCGATATACAGAAAAAATAATTTTCTTTGCCGATATCATTAGTTTTACTAGCATCACTGAAAAACTAGAAGTAACTGACGTTGTGGATTTACTCAATCAATTTTTTACAATCTGTACTAAAGCGATCGCAGCTAAAGGTGGCGAAGTCACGAAATTTATTGGTGATTGTGTAATGGCGTATTTTGATGGCGATCGTGCCGATGAAGCGATCCAAGCGAGTTTAGAGGTACTAGCCGAACTAGAAATATTACGCAGTCAGGCATCTGCTCATAGTCCATTACGAGTTCTCTATATTGGCATTGGATTATCGAAAGGAACCGTATTAGAAGGAAATATTGGTTCTCAAACTAAAAAAGAATATGCAGTTATTGGTGATGCGGTTAATGTTGCCTCAAGGATTGAAGCACTGACCAGACAGTTAAATCGATTTTTGGTGTTTTCGGCATCTGTACGTGAGGGACTAAGCGATCGCTGGCGACCTGTAAGACTAGGAGATTTTAAAGCAAAAGGGAAAGAGGCGATCGTCGAAGTTTATTCGATTGATGATGTCTTAACTTTCCAAAAGTCAGACTTTCAGAAGCTAAAACAAGAAATTAAGCAACATCTTGAATTAATTGGCAGTCAAACCCCAGAGTTAGTGTAG
- a CDS encoding serine/threonine protein kinase, whose protein sequence is MQSAVCCTIASSDEYNPMMSNLLDNRYRVTSVLGSGGFGETYLAEDTKVPSNRRCVIKQLKPVADNPQMYELLQQRFHREAAVLETLGEESRYIPKLYANFTENGLFYLVQEWIDGLTLTETIERGGKWNEDAVRQLLMSILQTLIYVHDRGIIHRDIKPDNIILRSGEPVLIDFGAVKETLNVSTIRSSVQQVHSIVIGTPGFMASEQAAGRPFFASDLYSLAMTAIFALTGKYPQELGTDPQTGEVLWQPLVQGISTDLKAIFAKVLQFDPRDRYSSAREMLEALRPTQILNQSPPKPVPKSPALSNMQTVAVTPRGYTPPTVPDQSVYVYQPQQNPKKKIFGQLLVTVIIGGAVGAAIALGVVVSQNGGIVALWNKIFPANQPVTKTPFYFLADSAFEDKEKANLRVEKLKSLGYTDAGLFWIPDYPNLGSNKFQQVYTGQFQDLESCKTKLNEHIKFVDDAYCAFASPNAKDPVQRISKNDLPQPTASPTPTPTATPSKTPTATPTPTRPSPEQAIRDYYSLINDRQFQNAWQNLTPKFQRDRAGGFNTFTDWWRTVDQVSVNGSRLVEINEKSAIIDIDLTYRKDKAIFPETLRMSLVWNESTKQWQISETQRQ, encoded by the coding sequence ATGCAAAGCGCTGTATGCTGTACGATCGCTAGTAGCGATGAATATAACCCCATGATGTCAAACCTTTTAGATAACCGCTATCGCGTCACTAGTGTCCTAGGCAGTGGCGGCTTTGGGGAAACCTATTTGGCTGAAGACACCAAAGTGCCCTCCAACCGTCGATGCGTAATTAAGCAACTTAAACCTGTTGCTGACAATCCGCAAATGTACGAATTATTGCAACAACGATTTCATCGTGAAGCAGCCGTTCTTGAAACATTGGGAGAAGAGAGTCGCTATATTCCCAAACTCTATGCAAACTTTACGGAAAATGGACTATTCTATTTAGTCCAAGAATGGATTGATGGACTAACTTTAACCGAAACAATTGAACGCGGTGGCAAATGGAATGAAGATGCAGTCAGACAATTATTAATGAGCATTCTGCAAACGCTAATCTATGTGCACGATCGCGGCATTATTCATCGAGATATCAAGCCTGACAATATTATTTTGCGTTCGGGTGAGCCAGTTCTAATTGACTTTGGCGCAGTTAAAGAAACTCTCAATGTCAGCACAATTCGTAGTTCAGTGCAGCAAGTACATTCGATTGTGATCGGGACACCAGGATTCATGGCTTCAGAGCAAGCGGCTGGTAGACCCTTTTTTGCTAGTGATCTTTATAGTCTTGCCATGACAGCAATTTTCGCGCTGACGGGGAAATATCCACAGGAACTCGGCACTGATCCACAAACAGGCGAAGTTCTTTGGCAGCCGCTTGTGCAGGGAATTAGTACAGATTTAAAAGCCATATTTGCGAAGGTGTTGCAGTTTGATCCACGCGATCGCTATAGCTCAGCGAGAGAGATGCTAGAAGCATTGCGCCCAACGCAAATACTCAATCAATCTCCTCCTAAACCAGTTCCCAAATCTCCAGCCCTGTCGAATATGCAGACCGTCGCCGTAACACCTAGAGGCTATACACCACCAACGGTTCCCGATCAATCTGTCTATGTCTATCAACCCCAACAAAATCCCAAGAAAAAGATCTTTGGTCAGTTATTAGTAACGGTAATTATCGGTGGAGCAGTTGGGGCAGCGATCGCTTTAGGCGTAGTTGTTTCGCAAAATGGCGGCATAGTGGCCTTATGGAATAAAATCTTTCCTGCTAATCAGCCTGTTACCAAAACACCATTTTATTTTCTTGCCGATTCTGCTTTTGAGGATAAAGAAAAAGCCAATCTCAGAGTGGAAAAATTAAAGTCTTTAGGATATACAGATGCAGGCTTGTTCTGGATACCTGACTATCCCAATCTAGGAAGCAATAAATTTCAGCAAGTCTATACAGGACAGTTTCAAGATCTTGAAAGCTGCAAGACTAAACTCAATGAACATATCAAATTTGTAGATGATGCCTATTGCGCTTTTGCTAGTCCTAACGCCAAAGATCCTGTCCAGAGAATTTCTAAAAACGATTTACCGCAACCTACTGCTTCGCCTACACCTACGCCAACCGCAACTCCATCAAAAACGCCAACCGCAACTCCTACACCAACTAGACCCTCTCCAGAACAAGCAATCAGAGACTATTACAGTCTCATTAACGATCGCCAATTTCAAAACGCATGGCAAAATCTCACACCCAAGTTTCAACGCGATCGGGCTGGTGGCTTTAACACTTTTACGGACTGGTGGCGAACTGTTGATCAAGTCTCAGTTAATGGATCGCGTCTTGTTGAAATTAATGAGAAGTCAGCGATCATCGATATTGATCTCACCTACCGCAAAGACAAAGCTATTTTTCCTGAGACTCTTCGTATGTCTCTAGTCTGGAATGAATCTACTAAACAATGGCAAATCAGTGAAACACAGAGACAGTAA